The genomic interval gaagaagggcttgggtggttctcatctcggtagatcgttgcccacacaaagtCCGGGATTAGAAgtggaatacggtaaaagatcaagaggtcgttgcatacaatgaaaggtataactagtaattattttccgcatcttactagtttttctttgtatgaattccaaacacaagaggcataagattctagattttcggattagatattcgaagttgtgttttttgatTTGTTTTTCGATCccgtgattcgattgttccttttggttaaacctagagttatataagaaaattaaatattagatttcttcaaaaggttttgtctaggcggtggtggatgatctcatacccaagaaggcctagtgtctcgccatgcagtcctgggagtcaattttagaaattaatatttaattaaatttataacataggtggatttagatcaataatgttaagttccgtttgcgatccaagtccaaACCTAAAagagcagataagttaaatttggaatcaataatgttaagttccgtttgtgattccgaatttaatttctaaagaacacaataggttgttaggaaatgctcaacacttgtacaaaatttttgtatagtggaatcggtatgatcttcctaggaccaaccaataagatagcctactgtacttaactacaagtcaacccgatatcttatttgcagttagtatgtgtgctaaataccaaacctgtgctaaaaaatcacatttgactcaactcaaaagaatctttagataccttaaaggaacaacaaatgtaggtatttggaatcctagaactaataattttaaattaatagggtattctaaCTCAGATTATGCTAGATGTAAATTAGACTACAAAAGCACAagcggtggatgtcaactactaggtccatcacttgttagctggtttagtagaaagcaacactgtgttgctttgtctacaactgagtcaaaATACGTGAATGTGTTGCccaactactatggatgatgcacactttaaaagactttaacttaaacattacaaatgtaaaagtattaattgataatattagctcaattaatttaacaaaaaatcctgtgcatcattccagaaccaaacaaattgaaattaggcacaactttattagggatcatgtcactaaaggagatattgaactcaagtacattgagtttaaatctaACTTAGctaacatatttaccaaacccctccctgaaagtgagtttagtaatCTACGCAAAGAACTagaaatgtgtttaatagactaggattacaaaaactgttttcaaaaataatattttcaaattctaggataaaacctttatttcttttaaaatcttcCATTTCTAGAGTTTTAAATctgttttagccttagactaggataattccttagaaagcatgttcccctagggctagtacttgagcatctcaccaacaccttaggatttctttgtttgtgattgccaaacatagaaaggggtgagatgcataggtgaATTGCCTTGACTTAAGATACTTATTTCAgtacatcgatataagtctgggcgttaaataccaaacatatattaatcaagttaagtcattcagtctagtcaaacactaactgatgcttagacttaacttgactaaccaagtgaaagctgttatccTTCAATAGTCAgtgagtagctaactggttagacagattttgtaatgttaggttcagggggaggttaattattttaaaattaatttttacaaaatatctctttttaaatcaagtcaaaactaagtgttctaaaaaaatttaaaattagttttcaaaattagtttcgaaagttaaaattatttttgaaaattagttttatttttcaaattttaaactttttaaatttaattttgaaaatgacaccttctaaatttgatttctgatttaaactttccaaacttagttttaaaaagttggttttaaaaattggattcttcatttttgaaaattatatttgggTTTGAAAACATATTTCTGAAAATTTATCTAAAAGGTTATAAAGTCAGATTTAAATTTTACTTCgttaaagttttacaaactaaaacttgattttacttagttttaatCTTGACTTGTAAATTGAACTTaaccctaaatttttttttaccatctTTGCAAATTATGTTTCTAAATTGcaagattaagttaaaattacaaTTATCTTTTTAAAGTCAAACGTagctaattttttttgaaaaaaataaaagttaaaaacTTATTCCATTTTTCTATGTTATACTCAATCAAGATAATCTGATTTACATTTCTAAATTTCTTTTACCTTGCATTTTTTAAGTTACCTTGTTGTTCTAtgttatttttttgatgaatgtcaaagggggagagttaggtagttaagttagttaaacaaataGAAACAGAACAAATttaaagctaacttaacaaccttaagaacaaaatttaaaagctaacttaacaaccttatgcttgtttcttacatgcatatttatcactaacttaaccaggttgtcattgcatcaaaaagggggagactgatggtgcggttagcactaacggtctaactcaagttttgatgaatgaaaaaataggttaagttagtttcgttattATCTagcactctgatcgagtgtgcaggagaaacccagacaggtcgacgggctgacctgatatctggcaagaagcccagctaggtcgacgggccactggatagttggcatgaagtccaaacgggtcgacgggttgaccggacgtttggcacgaagtccagctaggtcgacaggttgaccggatagctggcatgaagttcagacgggttgaagggctgaccagacgtctggtaggtaagtgaaagtaagtcactggaggggagtgactgtgaggacacgttcccgggaagggaacttaggcgctgatctgacttagaactatttcggaactctaagtcgagatcttgactagattccggtctcagagagacaaaatctaattaatattctgtttaattttaaactgtgctaatactctgtgttgcaggatatatatcttgTATTTAccttcggactaacgttttcttgcaggaaggaatctgCTAGAAAATGAGGGTCCGGGCTCCCGGGATGGTTTCGAGCGCCCGAAGGTGAAATTTTATCCACAACGTCATTTCGTCGCGtggagcaccctggttggctcggctacaacATAATCAAGGCATCCTGAAGGTTCGGGGCTCCCTGaacctcctttataaggagggtagaggctgaagctccaacaactCACAATCAGCTcttttgtgctcctgcgacgctactaAAGCTCACCGACAAATTTTTCTTTCTGTCTTATTTTTCATAACTGTCGGCTTTTTCGTTTACTAATTAATTtctgtacttaacttgtaatattctgtcgaattattagtgattgcccatcgaaagcacccttgcgtgcgggccttggagtaggagtcgtcaaaggctccgaaccaagtaaaagtttcttgtgttagcattgtttagcTTTCGACTTTTCCGTTGCGTACTCTTTCGAaattttttaatcgctattcaccccccccccccctctctagcgaaaCTCTATGATCCAACACAAACAAGTCATGTGGAGTTTTATGATATTTCCAACTGGTTGCAAAGTGCTGCACGAATACAGTTTTGAACTCCTCGAAGGTTCAAATGGAGGAAGATGGAATTCGATTGAGCCATCTTTACGTTGAGCCTGAGAGAGTTGTTAAGAAGATTTAACACTTAATGTCATTCGTATACTGATATAATAGGGAGGTGTTCTCAAACATACATATGTAGTCCTCGGCATCgattgttccattgtattccccgaGTTGCAGTGCTCGAAAAATGGCGTAGTATTTAATCTTGAAAGATAGTTCTTGAGAATGGAGTCTTGAGGGACCTTTGCTCCTCCATATGCGGGAGCTTTTCACTTTAAATGGTTTTGATGGGGGGGGTTTCTCCCAAAGTTTTCAAGGATAAGTATAGCCGATGTATCGATGAGAGTGGGGATTGCCCCTTGAGGCATTCCGGTCGATCGAGTCAACCTTTGGTCAAACACTTCAATTGATCGAGGAGGCACCTCCATAGGAGGGTTGGTTATGAGTGATGTTGATTGTTGAGGTTATCCTTGCAGCACCACCTGCACTGTCATAGTGACCAACTTGTTGAAATCCTTTGTTGTCATGACAATGATATTAGATCTTTTCGTGGCATCCATCTTAATGTCTCAGTTCATGTCTTAACTCAATGTTCCCACGGACATCGTCAATTTGATTGTGCTTGAGACAATCGACAACAAGCCACCGATGAGTTGGCATCGATGTTAACTTTATCATTGATCACCTAAAAACATCAAGGTTTTGTAAAGAAATCTGTCGAAGCCAAAAGGGAAGTAAACAAGAAGTAGAGAGTTAGAATGACGACCAGGGATTCCCCTGTACAGCCACTCTTACGCTCTAGTATGTCTTCGACAAGggaggatgaagaagaaaaaatgaGTGGCCTAGGATTTCTTGAAGTTTAGGTGTGTGCGCACAGGTGTGTGCGCACATACTTACACTCCAGGAGCTGATGACCTTTTATAAAGTTTTGACTATGCCCTCGTGTTGTCCATGTGTTTTGAGATTCCCACTTACATTACCCACGTTTCCTAGAACAAATGGCTACGTTTTCCCACATTCTTCCAAGAAAATATTCACGTTGTCTATATCTTCCGCAAGCAATGGTACAGATATAGAGCCTGTTCGGAGTTGGGAGCAACGCGGAGTTGGGGACGCTATGGAGTGTCGAGAATAGCATGGAGTCGGGACGGTCATAGAGTAGAATGTGGTGTGGAGCTGAGACCGATGTGGAGTTAGGAATAACATGGAGTTGGGATGATCATGGAATTGGGGCCAACGTGAAGTCAAGGCTGATGCGGAGTCGAGGTTGACGCGGAGTCGAGGCCGACGTAGAATCATCGTGGATAATTCGGAGTCGGAGGCGGTTTGGACCTTTTGTTGACTCTAATCATCACCTTAATAAGACTATTGACTTAGCCTTAACTACATAATATTCACTGGTTACCTCTCATATCAATGTTTATAataaaatagttaaaaaaaaattcaatttattgcgtgccatattttttttaaattatgtgTCACTTTACCATCTATCTTAAGGGACTTCCAATTGATCTGAGATTTATTCCATCCTATTACGTCTAACatctatatatttatatttatctcTTTTTATATCCATGATATCAATACTAGGGACGATTAAaataacaaatttatttattttttattattttttttattaaggaCTTCCAATTGTACGAGATCGACAATGACATGCATTCCTCTTCAGTCACAATAGtatacaaatttatttattttttattattatttttttaaggaCTTCCAATTGTACGAGATCGACAATGGCATACATTCCTCTTCAGTCACAATATATAGTATACAAATCCAAATTGGATAGATAAGAAAATGCTGACTAGGAGAGTAAGAAATCCATTTTATTTGGATTACAGTTTGACTTCAAAAGGTTCTACAATTAGTTGACCTTTTTACACTGGTTCCacttaaaaataaatctaaaagcaCTCTATTTTATTTAAATCATaaaaaacattttttatttttttaaaaatggttgaattagttaaaaaaaaaaaagatttttcatGAATGTATACTGATGACACAAACGTTGAGACAATGAGTCACGCAAGCAAATATTAaacggaatgactttgttagttaATAATCCATATTGATCGACTCCAACATCACTCTTGTGACACGGCAAGTCTCTATCGTGTTTCGAATTCATTAATGGACGCAATGTCTTGCTTGCTCAAGATTCGGTGAGGCAGGTTGGCAGGGATAAAGTTCAACCTTCTACCTAAAACCGTTTTACCAAAGTTTGAAATATCGATAAGATCAACTATATATAATTCATTACTTCTTTAGAGTCTAGATTACAAAAGAAGAATAAACTGTCTCATTCGAAGGAAGTGCACCTTTAGATActctttaagtttttttttatccttCTTGATCATTTATCAAAAGTTCAAAACCAAAGATAAAAGTTATTCTCGAAGATGTCAATATAGATTTGCAATTTAAGAGCATAACTATTTGGTTCATCATCTCTACCTTTAGAAGGACGGGGCCAAGTATTAGTTTAAGCGAGCTATAGCCTGGGGGCCAGCTAAGAATTTGATTAATTTTACTTGTCATATCTTACATTTTTGGATTTTACTTTTAGCATGAGAGTCATTTAGATAACATTTTTAGTCCGACTACCATTCTTAGCTTATATGTATAAGTTTCAGCAatgttaataaaataaatattctaataaaaaataatttattaaaattttatttaattgggTTTATcagattccttataaattataagagctattttattaaaaacttgtCCCTTTAGCACATATATAGTAAGAtacttaattattaattttatttatcaaaataaagtttttaaaaatttatcataTATTATGGATAtgatataatttaattaactgaTATATTTAGAACGAAGAGAcgggagaaaaaaaatgaattcgGGGATGATGTCGCCACGTCACCGTGAGTTACACAGGAGGCTCCATTTTTCCACCAATCCGGAGCTCGCAGTCCTCCCCCCTTCTTAAAGCGCAATGACTCCCTCCAGTTTCCTCCGTCTCCCTCTCTTTCACACTTCAACTAAATTGGCAGATAAAGAGAGAACAGGGGAAGTCCGAGATTAGACAGTACTTCAGAAGGAGCTTTTGAAGACAGGACGGCGGATAGGAAGGCCACCATGAGCGGCGGCAGGCTCCCGGCGCTGGTGCTGCTGCTGCTGGCGGCGGCGATGTTGGCGGCGTCAACGTTGCCGGTGGAAGCCTCCGTCGGCTACGACCATAAGGCGCTGATCATCGACGGTCGTAGGAGGATTTTAATCTCCGGTTCGATACACTACCCGAGGAGCACTCCGGACGTAAGGATGAAACATTATTCTCTGGATTTCTTAGTTTTTATTGTGCAAAATTTGAACTTTATTGTTGGGATCGTCTCCAGATGTGGCCAGACCTTATACAGAAGGCAAAAGACGGCGGCTTGGATGTGATCCAGAGCTACGTGTTCTGGAACGGCCACGAGCCTTCTCAAGGACAGGTTTTGCTAGAACTCCTCCATTGTTCTGTTCTCCAATCCTGCTTTCTTCTTGAACTAAAGATTTCAAGGACAGTTTTACTTTGGAGGCAATTACGACCTCGTTCGATTCGTCAAGCTGGTGAAAGAGGCCGGCCTCTACGTTCATCTTCGAATTGGTCCTTATGCTTGCGCAGAATGGAACTTCgggtacttcttcttcttcttcttcttcttcttcttcttcttcttcttcttctttaaacTCTTCCCATGCAATCTGCTGATAGTAACTCATCTGTTATAAAATAGAGGATTTCCTGTTTGGCTTAAGTATGTTCCTGGAATCCAGTTTAGGACAGACAATGGGCCCTTCAAGGTAGGATTTCTCATAAAAATCCTTTCTTTTAATAGTTAACTTGATCTCCAACTAAAAAAAGcccttttattttaatgcaaAAGGCGGCGATGGAAAGTTTTACGACGAAGATCGTCTCCATGATGAAGGCCGAAGGTCTGTTTCAGACACAGGGCGGCCCCATTATACTATGTCAGGTAAGCATTTTTTTTTAGTGTTTaacgaaattttaataaaatattatttatttatttatatataatttgaGCAGATTGAGAATGAATACGGTCCCGTAGAATTTTATGGAGGTGCTCCGGCTGTCCGTTACACCAACTGGGCTGCTCAAATGGCTGTGGGTCTGAGCACAGGCATTCCATGGGTTATGTGCAAACAAGACGATGCCCCTGATCCAGTAGTAAGTCCCCAATAGGCCTCTTCTCATTAAATTAgtgtttttcttttccctttttcttcttatttttctttaaaaaagaaaaaaaaaactaattgacTTTGGCGTTGTGTTTTTAGATAAACACATGTAATGATTTCTACTGCGATTGGTTCTCTCCAAATAAACCGAATAAACCAACTATGTGGACAGAACTCTGGACTAGCTGGTAATTATTTTATCCCCTTAAATtaccacaaaaaaaaaatcctgaaTTAATTCATTTGTCTCGATTTCCATAGGTTCACTGCTTTTGGAGGCCCAGTTCCTTACAGGCCGGCTGAGGACATAGCTTATGCAGTTGCAAAGTTTATCCAGAAAGGTGGATCTTTCATCAATTACTATATGGTAAGAAAATATTGtgttttacttagatttttcaatTAACAAGTAACTCAAGTGAAAAAGATTGGCAGTATCATGGAGGAACAAATTTCGGTCGAACTTCCGGTGGCCCTTTCATTGCAACAAGCTATGACTATGATGCCCCAATTGATGAATATGGtatgaaaaaattatatatattttattaaaaccTGTTGTTTACGCTACTAAACCCTTTTTCCAGGGCTCTTGAGGCAACCTAAATGGGGTCACCTAAGGGACCTCCACAAGGCCATCAAACTCTGTGAGCCGGCACTTGTGTCAGCGGATCCCACAGTCACCAAACTTGGAAACAGTCAAGAGGTTTGTTTAGTTCCAGTGTTTCAATGGTTTAAAAATTGGCAAGAACTTATCTTTGATTCCTTATAGGCTCATGTCTTCCGATCGAACTCCGGTGCCTGTGCTGCATTCCTTGCTAACAATGATCCTAGTTCAGCTGTTAGAGTCACTTTCAATGGATTCCCTTATGATCTTCCAGCTTGGTCCATTAGTGTCCTTCCTGATTGCAAAACCGTGACATTCAACACTGCAAAGGTAAGATTTTCGGTGTTCATGAATGCGCTATATGCTAACGACTTTGGGACTAATGTTCGATTACGATTCAGGTAGCAGCTCCAACTTCGCAGATTAAGATGTCGTGGTTCGAAGGGTTCTCTTTTAAGTCCTATACTGAAGATATCAGCTCATTGGACAGTAGTTCCTTCACAAAAGATGGACTAATTGAACAGTTAAGCTTGACATGGGACAAGTCAGATTACCTTTGGTACACCACATAGTGAGTATAACAAGATGTAATTAGAGAGTTAACtacttttgaaatctttgatCAGATGAAGCAAAGTCAATGACCCATATATTAACAATCCTTTCAGCATCGACATCAGCCCGAATGAACACTTCCTGAAGACTGGCAAGTGGCCTTATCTGACTGTGATGTCGGCCGGTCATGCCATGCAAGTTTTTGTCAATGGACAGAAGTTCGGTGAGTATTGCTCTCGCCTAACCAATCTCGTTTCACTCGCTAAATTATACATCTAAACAGTGAATTTTCCACAGGGTTCGTGTATGGTGATGTAGACAATCCAAAGATAACTTATTCAGGGAATGTGAAAATGTGGCAAGGAAGCAACAAGATCTCCATTTTGAGTGTATCAGTTGGCTTACAAGTGAGTGCAAACtatatttctataaaaaaaataaaaaacaatcaaTCTCATAACTGATGAACTTACTTGTGTTTGTTTCAGAATATTGGTAACCACTTTGAGACATGGAATGTGGGTGTTCTAGGGCCAGTTACCCTAGATGGCCTTAATGAGGGAAAGAGAGACTTGTCATCACAGAAATGGACTTATCAGGTTTCCCTTATCCACTTTTCAATTTCTTTATTGACATTTCCTTTCTGATTAGTATCTGAGAAAGAAAATGATGTGTTTGCACTTTGCAGATTGGTACACATGGTGAGCATTTGAATCTGCACACTGCTAGTGGCAGTTCTTCAGTTAAGTGGGGAGATGCAGCTAAGGACCAGCCTTTCACCTGGTACCAGGTCAGTGGAGTATCAGCATGACCCTTACTTTGTAGGAGTGGCGACCTTAAGTTGGTCTCACTGTGCAGGCCTACTTCAATGCTCCATCTGGAAATGAGCCATTGGCTTTGGACATGAGCAGCATGGGGAAAGGTCAGATATGGATCAATGGGCAGGGCATTGGCCGCTACTGGCCTGCTAACAAGGCATCAGGCATTTGTAGGAGCTGTGATTACCGTGGCAATTACAATGAGAAGAAGTGTCTGAGCAACTGTGGAGAGCCTTCTCAAAAATGGTGAGTACACAATCTTTTGAAACCTAGACCAGGCTAACCAGTTTGCAAATTTGGAGATAGGGTTTCAACCTTCAACACTAACTAATTATTGGTTTTAAATGTCAGGTATCATGTTCCTCGATCATGGTTAAATCCAACTGGGAATTACCTTGTGGTGTTTGAAGAGTTGGGAGGGGATCCAAGTGGCATTTCTTTGGTGAAGAGAACAGCAAAATGATGagacataaaatttgaaaatattgtgCTGTCAATGTAGTTTTGCAGTTCCCTCAATAAacggaaaaaaattattttccttggCCAATTTAAAATGATAAGATGTGCATAAACTTGCATGGAGATTTATTAGATTTTACTATTCGTTCATTGAAAATCCGTTCCTGATTAAGCTTGTAAAGGCTAAACAAACAAGTAATTCAGTAGGGGAACAACTACTATGGCAATCAGGTCATCAACTCCTCTTGCTCAAACAATCCTGTAAACCAGATCATTTTGGTTGTATTCACAATCAGATTTCATGTATCCTACATAATGTTTGCCATCACTCAAGGAGAATGCATAAAAGAAGGAAGCGTCTAACCAGTGTCAAGAGCACAAAAATCTCAAATG from Zingiber officinale cultivar Zhangliang chromosome 6B, Zo_v1.1, whole genome shotgun sequence carries:
- the LOC121988844 gene encoding beta-galactosidase-like, which translates into the protein MSGGRLPALVLLLLAAAMLAASTLPVEASVGYDHKALIIDGRRRILISGSIHYPRSTPDMWPDLIQKAKDGGLDVIQSYVFWNGHEPSQGQFYFGGNYDLVRFVKLVKEAGLYVHLRIGPYACAEWNFGGFPVWLKYVPGIQFRTDNGPFKAAMESFTTKIVSMMKAEGLFQTQGGPIILCQIENEYGPVEFYGGAPAVRYTNWAAQMAVGLSTGIPWVMCKQDDAPDPVINTCNDFYCDWFSPNKPNKPTMWTELWTSWFTAFGGPVPYRPAEDIAYAVAKFIQKGGSFINYYMYHGGTNFGRTSGGPFIATSYDYDAPIDEYGLLRQPKWGHLRDLHKAIKLCEPALVSADPTVTKLGNSQEAHVFRSNSGACAAFLANNDPSSAVRVTFNGFPYDLPAWSISVLPDCKTVTFNTAKVAAPTSQIKMSWFEGFSFKSYTEDISSLDSSSFTKDGLIEQLSLTWDKSDYLWYTTYIDISPNEHFLKTGKWPYLTVMSAGHAMQVFVNGQKFGFVYGDVDNPKITYSGNVKMWQGSNKISILSVSVGLQNIGNHFETWNVGVLGPVTLDGLNEGKRDLSSQKWTYQIGTHGEHLNLHTASGSSSVKWGDAAKDQPFTWYQAYFNAPSGNEPLALDMSSMGKGQIWINGQGIGRYWPANKASGICRSCDYRGNYNEKKCLSNCGEPSQKWYHVPRSWLNPTGNYLVVFEELGGDPSGISLVKRTAK